From the Actinomycetota bacterium genome, the window TTCCCAGGGCGATGCTGCAACTCGACACCGGGGAGCAGTTCTGGCTGCAATGCGACTTCTCCGTGGCCTCCGAGCGGGAGAACACCCGGGTCCCGGCGGGCTACGAGGCCCCCCGGGAGCCCTTCCCGGCCATCGGTCCTCAACTGGGGTGGCACAAGATCTTCGGCCTGGCCCTCATCCGCGCGGAGACCCTCGGCTACCTGGAATCACGCCCCTACGGCAAACAGCTTTCCCCCGAGATGGTGAGGGAGAAGATACGCGACGACTTCCTCCTCCTCTTCAACCGCGGCGAGGACGCCGAGCCACCCGGCGACTACGAGGGTTCCTCCACCGCCTGCAAGAACAACGTTTTTCTCACCCGCATGATGCAGCTGGGCCCCGGCAAGGTCTACGCCATCACCGGCAGGATGCCCACATATCCCCATACCAGGGACGGGGAGGCGGTGATGAGCGGGGGCGAGGTGCGTTACTGGTCCATCGGCCAGTACGGCAAAGGCGAGGACGACAGGTACGAGACCGCCGTCAACTACGGCCTGCTCATGGACGACGAGGTGGCGCTCAACGCGGACAACGAATATATCATCGTGTACTCAACGGCGGAGGACCGCCCGGCCAACGCGACCCCGGAAAACGGGGTCACCTGGGCCGACTGGGGACCGCGCTCGCGCCAGACCGTCACCATCCGCTGGATGAGCGTCATGCCCGAGTGGCACCTGCCGCAGTACGCGCCGGACGCCTACAACCTGCCGTGGGCGACGGCCGCCTGGTCGGGCACCCGCTTCGACGCGAGCCTGGTCGGCCTGAACCAACCCGGGGTAATGGGACCTTATCACCCCGTCATCCATTACATGACGGCGGAGGAGTTCGAGGCCCTCGGCGACCTGCCGTTGAGCGCCGAGGACCTCCCGGCCTGGAGGTAGCGGGAGCCGGGTGTGAGGCCGTCAGGCCTCGGGGGGCTTCTCCGGCCAACGCGCGTAGGAATCCTTCTTCGCCTCCGCCAGTTCCTCCATAGCCGTGAAGTCGAGCAGGTACTCGATCATGCCCAGGTACTTGCCCTCCTTGTTGCGCACGGCCAGGAAACGGTTGAGGATCTTGCGGTCGAGCCCCATCAACCAGAACTCGTCCTCGTCCCTGGCGCCGCTCTTGAAGTCGGAGACCATCTGCTCGAGCCGCGGCAGGCTGGACTCCTTGTGGCATCCCCGGATGTCCTTGCCGTACAGGTCCGAGGGCGCGCCGCCGGCGCTGCGCTCGGCGTCCCGGTTACGGTAGATGAGACGTTCGTTCTCGTCCACGAAGATGAAGTTCATGGGCAAGGAATCGAGGATGCCCTCCAGTTGCTCGCTCGTCAGATTCTCGATCACGCTTCCTCCTCTCGCCGGATAGTCGCCTCATCCGATTATAGACCGAGGTGATGACCGGGAAGAGGTCTGGGCAGGTCTAGAAGACACCGAACGGAAAGGGAGCCTGGTCTTGCCGGGCTCCCCACGTATCTTAACGCCGCCTGCGATCGCGGGCGGTACTACCGTCCCGCTGTGCCTACTTCACGGTGAAGCTCATGCCGTTGGAGAGGCCTCCCTTGGTGGTCACCTTGACCAGGACGGTTGCCGCGGCCATGGGTGGCACCTTGACCTTGATCTCCGTGGCCGACCAGGAGACGTAACTGGTGACTCTGGTGCCCCCGAACTTCACGTAGGAGGTGCCGCGGCTGGGTCCGAATCCGGTGCCCTTGATGGTCACCACCGTCCCCGGCGTCCCCGAGAGGGGGGCTAACCTGGAAATGCGCGGCTTGACGCTGAAGGGCACCATGTTTGATTTGCCGAGGGCGGTGGTCACGGAGACGTTGACGATGTTAGCCACCCCCGCCGGCACCTTGCACTTGATCACGGTGTCGGACCACAGCGTGTAGTTGGTGGCCTGGGTGGCTCCGAAAGATACGGATGAGGCGCCCTTTATCGCCCCGAAGCTCTTGCCGCTTATGGTTATCACCGTCCCTATAACCGCGGCGGTGGGGCTGAGCGAGTTGATCTTCGGCAGCGGCGGCACGCTGTTTAGGGTGTTGTAAGCGTTTATCCTGCCGTGGCCGAAGTAGCTGTCCCACCCCGCACTGCCCTTATCGTCGGCACCAGCCTGGATAGCCTGCTGCACCTGCGCCCGCGTGTACTTGGGGTTCCTGGACAACACGAGGGCACCCAGACCCGCCGCCATGGGAGTGGCCATGGAGGTGCCGGAGCAGTATGCGTAGTCCTTGGGATCGCCGTAGTAACTGTTGAACATCACGTCGTAGGTGGGCAGGGTGGAGTAGATGTCCACCCCCGGGGCGGAGACGTCCACGCTGGAATTAAAGGTGGAGAAGTCCGCGATGGCGTCGTTGAAATCGGTGGCTCCCACCCCGATGACGTTGTTATACCCCGCCGGGTACTGCATGGTGGAATCGCCGGAGTTGCCGGCCGCGGCGAAGAGGGCCACCCCTTTGCCGTAAGCATAGTCGACGGCGTTCTGGGTGGCGGTGGAATAGCCGGTCCCGCCGAAGCTCATGCTGATGATGTCGGCGCCGTTGTCGGCCGCGTAATAGATGGCAGCGATGATGTCCGAGTCGTACAGCGAGCCGGCGCAGTCCGCCGCCTTGAGGGGCATGATAGTCGCCCCCCGCGAGGCGCCGATTACACCCACGCCGTTCTTCTCTGCCGCCACGATACCCGCGCAGTGGGTGCCGTGGCCGTTGTCGTCCCGAGGCATGCCGTTGGGGTTGGTGATGAAGACCAGGTCGTCCCCGGGGTAGTTGACCCAGGTGGAGCCGGTCCACTGATATTCGCTGCCTGCGGCGTAGAAGTCGCCGGCGGGATAGCTGTTATAAAGATAGTAGTAGTTCGACGAGTTGAGCTGACTGGTGCGGAAGACGAGGTAGTAGGTGGTCCCGTCGTTCAGCTTCACCGCCGAGGAGAGCGCCTTGTAGTAATAGGCCGGAGTCGTTATCTCCCCAGGCGTGAAGTTGAAGGAAGCAAGGTCTGACCCATCCAGGGAGGTCCTCACCGATACGGTGATGCTCTGGGTGGGCGAGCCGACCTTGGCGAGGCCGACCCCGACGTGGGTCAGGTACTGCCCCGTCCCCACGATGGACTGTGCGAGACGCTGGCAATTGGTGGCGGAACCGAGGAACCAGACATAAGCAGGATCGTTGGTATAGGGCTGCGAGATGCCGGCCCAGTTGTATCCCGTCGCATCGTCCACGTAGCCGTTGCCGTCGTCATCCACCTGGTTGGCGGGCACCTCATCGGTGTTCTTCCACACCTGGCCGTCCAGGTCCGGGTGAGTATCGTCGATGCCGGTATCGATTATGGCCACCGTCACCGGGTTGGTATTGCCCCTCTCGAGGTCCCAGGCCTCGGTGGCATCGATATCGGCGTCCACCGTGCCGTATCCCCCATCGATCTCCTGTCCGGTGTTTTTGAACCCCCACTGCCTGGAGAAATCCGGCTCCGTGGGCGTATCGTCCGCCTTGCGCATGTAGTTCGGCTCGGCATAAGCGATGTTGGGCAGCGAGCGCAACGCCGCCAGCGCCTGTTCCATGGATGCCTCCGGCTTGAGGTCGAGGACGTAGGCCATGGTGCCCGCGGCCGAGGTTATCTCGTCCGCAACGGACTCGAACAGACCCAGTGCGGAGGTGATATCCGCCATAGCTTGCGCGCTCAGGGAAGTCCGCAGCCCCACGAGGACCTGCGGAGCCCTGGCTGGCGCCAGCTCTCCGACCTCCGCGCCGGCAAGCCGGCGCGGGCCCGCCTCGGATTGCGCCGGCTCCTCGGGAGAGGCCTGGACGCTCAGGCTGCATGCAGCAATGAACAGCAGAGCACAGAGAAACACCGGTAGAAGCTTCGTTGTCTTGTTCCTATGGCAAGCAAGCATCTTCTCTCCCAATCGCTTCCCCCGTTGAGAGCTGGTCTCCGGCTACCCTTTTCGTATCAACACTACACGGAGAGAGACAGACATCCTGCTGAGGATCGGCCCTGATCTCACTCCCAGTATCAAGGCGACCCGGCGCCCTTTCCGCCCTGGCCTGATGGCCCCTGCTCCCCCTTCATGCCTGTATGGATTATAACATAATCAGGCCCCGCGGTTTCGCTACTGGCAGGTTCTGGTAGCCTGCACACAACCCTCCATATCAAAGGTCAGACATGATCGACCTCGACTATAAAGTGGACGAGCTTGCGGCCCATACGGTTCGTGCCACGCGAGGGGTGGGGTAGCGCATGCTGTCATGCCATTGCTTTAAATGTCGGCATCTGCTATGCTCTGCAAGCATACGGTTTTTTCTAGGTAGGTTTGTGACTTGTCCCGAGGAGACAGTAGCCTCGGGATTTTTTTAAGCAGTAAAGGAGGTGAAGAGAGAATGAAAATATACGCAGGAAATTTGAGTTATTCAACTAGTTCCGAGGACCTGTGGAAAACCTTCGAGGAATTCGGCAACGTGGAGTCGGCCGACGTGATCATGGATCGCAATACCAACAGGTCCAAGGGCTTTGGTTTTGTGGAGATGAGCGATGATACGGAAGCAAGGGCCGCCATCAGCGCGCTGAACGGCAAGGACGTGGACGGACGCGCCCTCAACGTAAGTGAAGCCAGGCCTCGGACCGAGTCGCGGGTTTCCAACCGCTACTAGGATTTCCATTCCTGAAGAACGGCCCGGAGGTCCCCAAGGGGCCTCCGGGTTCATCCTATGACCGCTTTAAACATGCACATCGGCCGCCCTTGCTCAACCTGGTGAACCTGTCCGCGTACCGGCGACCACGGGCAAGTCACCGGCCGCATTTATAATTACCACCATGGAATCACGTGACGATCGCATAGGGAGCGTCGTATTCTGCGCGGTGGACGTGGAGACCTCGGGGCTGTACATGGGCAGCAGGCTGGTCGAGCTGGGTGCCGTGAGGTTCTCCCTGGCGGGGCCCATCGACGAATACCACACCCTGGTCGATCCCATGGAGCCCATCCAGCCTGCGGCCACGGACATCCACGGCATCAGCGACGACATGGTGTGCGGCTCTCCCCACCCGGCCGAAGTGGTGAGCGGCTTCGGCGACTACCTGGGGGAAGCCGTCTTTATCGCCCACAACGCCCGCTTCGACGTGCGCGTCATAGGCCTGGAGCTGGCCCGCGCCGGCCTGGAGCCCCCCGCGAACCACGTGGTGGACACGGTGGTGCTGGCGCGCCGGGCCTTCCCCGGGCTGCCCAACTACCGCCTGGGGACCGTCGCCGCCTACCTGGGGATCGACCAGGTGACCTGCCACCGCGGGCTTCCCGACGCCGTCGCGGCCATGGAGATCTTCCGCCGCGGCCTCGCGGGGGCGGAAGGATCCCTGCGCGTGGAGGGGGTCCCCGGATACCTGGGCCCCTTCTCGGACCTCGCGCCCAGGATGGAGGTTGAGCTCAGCGGCGCCGCTGCCGACCTCCTGATGCTGGCGGAGAAGAGGGTGGTGGTGGAGATAATATACGAGGGGGGCAGCACGCCGGGCCTGCCCCGCATGATCACTCCCCTCCAGGTCTTCGGGGACGGGACGTGCGAGTACTTCCGCGCCTACTGCCACCGTTCGGGCATGGTCAAGACCTTCCGCCTCGACCGCATCATCGAGCTGCGCCTGCCCTGACCGGACCGTGTAATCGACCTGGGCCTGACCTGATCCCCGAACCTGACCACAGCCGAGGGACTTTGGTGGAGGAGGGCAAAGGACCGGCCAGAGATGTCTACCGCCTGACCGAGAAAGGCTGGCAGGACCTGGGATATTGGTCGGAGGGGCTGAAGACCCTGAACGGTTTCATCTACGAATTCCAGAACCGGTACGAGGAGGCGGCAATGGGCCACGGGAAGAGTGGCTAGGGGGAGATGCATGTTAGACCGCCATCGCACGAGAATACACGGCAGGCGATGACACCTATTGAGAGCGACCCCGTCAAGGGGTAAAGTCTCCCCATGGCCTTACTCTTTCCGAAAAGGCCTGACGCTCTGCTGTTGTCAAAAGCAGATAATATTTATGACCCTGAAAGGTATATCTGACTTTGCTTTCCGAATACGGTTTACAGGATCCACCTGTACCAGACACCTATCGGGGCTTTTAGCCCGGGCGCTGCCCGGGGGAGGACTCCCCTTAATCGTCGGGCGAGCGCATGCCACAGAAAGTTATCGGTTACCCTGCCGGCCTCATGCACGATATACAAGCGAGGTCAAGGCGCCTTCAGTCATAAATGGAGCTACCGGCCGGGGCAGATAGACCTGTCAAGGTTCACATCTATATAGGAAGCGGGGCGGGGCCGTCAATCACGAACTAGCGAGTTCTCCTCAGTCAAATGCCCGGCGTGTCCCCGTCCCGCCACGATCCCGATCATCTCCTTTTTGAATACCTCCCCATCTCTCAATATCTTGTAGGCGGCCAGGCAGAGCTTATGGGCCAGGATGCNNNNNNNNNNNNNNNNNNNNNNNNNNNNNNNNNNNNNNNNNNNNNNNNNNNNNNNNNNNNNNNNNNNNNNNNNNNNNNNNNNNNNNNNNNNNNNNNNNNNATGCCCGGCGTGTCCCCGTCCCGCCACGATCCCGATCATCTCCTTTTTGAATACCTCCCCATCTCTCAATATCTTGTAGGCGGCCAGGCAGAGCTTATGGGCCAGGATGCAGTTGGCCAGGAGGATGGAGTTCTTGCCCCGCCTCGCGGCGTGGCGGTCACGGAACGCAGCCAGGTGTGCGTCGTGGCGCGCCGCTCCCATGGCCGCCTGGCAGAAGGCCCACTTGAGGTAGGGGTTGCCCTGTTTTCCGCCTTTCCCCTTTTTCTCCTTCTCCGCCGATTTCGAGGTGGAGGCCACCAGGCGGCAGTAGGAGGCGTAGTCCCTGGCCGTGGGGAAGCGGTGAGCCTCCCCCGTCTCGTAGTAGATGGTGAGCGCTAGCACGTATCCGATCCCCGGGATGCGCATGAGTTCCCGGAAGCGGGGGTCAGGCACGCTGATCCTGGTGAGCCAGGCCTCCATCCTCTCTATCTGGGAGGTGAGCAGGGCGATACGCTCCACGGTCATGGAAAGGTCCGTCTTGACCTCGCCCGGCAGGGGGAGACCATCCACTCCTTGCGCAATCGCCCTCTCGGTGCTGGAGCTGCCCAGCATTACGTTGTGGCGGGAGAGCGTGTTTTTGAGCGACGAGCGCAGCCTTCCCCGCTCCCTGACCAAGTGGATCCTTTTGCGCATGATGTCCCTCGCCGGCCTTCTCTCCGCGGGGTAGATGTAGGAGCAAGGGATCTCCTGAAGGCGCAGGAGCCGGGCCAGGCGGTGAGCATCCTTTACATCCGACTTGAACTTGGAGCCGGTGATGAGGTGCAGGCCGTAAGCGTGGGCGAGCTTGACCTCTTATCCGTGGACCCTGAGCCCGTCCACCAGCCAGTACCAGTTGTAGGTGGATTCCACCACGCAGGTCATCTCTCCCTCGAAGCTTGCGAGGAAGGCAAGGATCTTTGCCAGCCCGTTCTTCAGCGTTGTCTGCCCCACCTTCTCGCCCCTTTCGTCGACCACCACCAGGCTTGATCTCCTGGCGTGCAGATCGATTCCGCAGTAGAATTTCACCGGCGACCTCCTTTTCTAGGATTTGGACATGAGCACCCAAAGTTTACCTAGGCCGGGGGGTCGCTCTCAATGATTATCACGTCTTCTTGCCCCACAAGCGGGGATGATAAAATCTTCATGGCAATACCGGCGAGCAAGGGGAGGTGCGCGGTGGTGGAGACAGGCAACGGCAAGTCACTAGGGGAAGTCATGCGGGCCTTGAAGGAGATCCCTTTCAGGCCGAGGCCCTTAGGGGGGCGGGTGAGCACCTCCGTCGGCTTCGTCCCGGATGTCTTCCCTATGCTGCTCGACACCCAACCCGCCACCGCTTGCAGGCTATATCCCTATCCCAAGTTTTTCCGCAAGGTGGCCTTCCCCTCCCTGGACGGCACCCCCCTGGCGGGGATGCTGGCCCTGCACCCGGACGGCAAGGCCAGGCCCGGCCTGGTCCTCTGCCATGGCGTCTTCGGCAGTAAGAACCAGAACTACATCCGAAGCGTGGCCGTGAAGGCCTTCCGCGACTGGGACTACAACGTCCTCTCCCTGGACACGCGGGGTTTCGGGGAGAGCCGCTACATGAGCGGGGCCATGATCACCGGCGGGTGGAAGGAGGGCGAGGACGTGGCCGCGGCCGCGCGCTTCCTGGGTTCCTTCGCGCAGGTGACCACGGTAGGGCTCTCGGGTTGGAGCATGGGCGCGGCATCCTCCATGATCGCGGCCGGCCTGGACGGCGGCGAGCACATCACCGGCGGGGTGCTGGCCTGGAACGGCACCGGAGACGCCCGCAGCATCATCAGCCATATCTCCAAGTTCCCCCTGCCGTGGCAACCCTTCTTCCTCATGTACCCCGTGTTCAAGACCTGCCTGGTGCTCAAACTGCGCGGCTGGGAGGGTTACTCCACCGACGGCGACTTCCCCGCCATGTTCACCGCGGCCTGCGAGTACTACGGCGTCGACGAGGACGAGACCTACCTCAAGGCCTCCCCCATGAGCTATGCCGCCGGCATCCGCATCCCCACCGTGCACATCCACGCCGCGGACGACCCCATCGTGCCGGTGG encodes:
- a CDS encoding PAS domain-containing protein, whose amino-acid sequence is MIENLTSEQLEGILDSLPMNFIFVDENERLIYRNRDAERSAGGAPSDLYGKDIRGCHKESSLPRLEQMVSDFKSGARDEDEFWLMGLDRKILNRFLAVRNKEGKYLGMIEYLLDFTAMEELAEAKKDSYARWPEKPPEA
- a CDS encoding S8 family serine peptidase is translated as MFLCALLFIAACSLSVQASPEEPAQSEAGPRRLAGAEVGELAPARAPQVLVGLRTSLSAQAMADITSALGLFESVADEITSAAGTMAYVLDLKPEASMEQALAALRSLPNIAYAEPNYMRKADDTPTEPDFSRQWGFKNTGQEIDGGYGTVDADIDATEAWDLERGNTNPVTVAIIDTGIDDTHPDLDGQVWKNTDEVPANQVDDDGNGYVDDATGYNWAGISQPYTNDPAYVWFLGSATNCQRLAQSIVGTGQYLTHVGVGLAKVGSPTQSITVSVRTSLDGSDLASFNFTPGEITTPAYYYKALSSAVKLNDGTTYYLVFRTSQLNSSNYYYLYNSYPAGDFYAAGSEYQWTGSTWVNYPGDDLVFITNPNGMPRDDNGHGTHCAGIVAAEKNGVGVIGASRGATIMPLKAADCAGSLYDSDIIAAIYYAADNGADIISMSFGGTGYSTATQNAVDYAYGKGVALFAAAGNSGDSTMQYPAGYNNVIGVGATDFNDAIADFSTFNSSVDVSAPGVDIYSTLPTYDVMFNSYYGDPKDYAYCSGTSMATPMAAGLGALVLSRNPKYTRAQVQQAIQAGADDKGSAGWDSYFGHGRINAYNTLNSVPPLPKINSLSPTAAVIGTVITISGKSFGAIKGASSVSFGATQATNYTLWSDTVIKCKVPAGVANIVNVSVTTALGKSNMVPFSVKPRISRLAPLSGTPGTVVTIKGTGFGPSRGTSYVKFGGTRVTSYVSWSATEIKVKVPPMAAATVLVKVTTKGGLSNGMSFTVK
- a CDS encoding RNA-binding protein; amino-acid sequence: MKIYAGNLSYSTSSEDLWKTFEEFGNVESADVIMDRNTNRSKGFGFVEMSDDTEARAAISALNGKDVDGRALNVSEARPRTESRVSNRY
- a CDS encoding exonuclease domain-containing protein, which translates into the protein MESRDDRIGSVVFCAVDVETSGLYMGSRLVELGAVRFSLAGPIDEYHTLVDPMEPIQPAATDIHGISDDMVCGSPHPAEVVSGFGDYLGEAVFIAHNARFDVRVIGLELARAGLEPPANHVVDTVVLARRAFPGLPNYRLGTVAAYLGIDQVTCHRGLPDAVAAMEIFRRGLAGAEGSLRVEGVPGYLGPFSDLAPRMEVELSGAAADLLMLAEKRVVVEIIYEGGSTPGLPRMITPLQVFGDGTCEYFRAYCHRSGMVKTFRLDRIIELRLP
- a CDS encoding IS110 family transposase → MHLITGSKFKSDVKDAHRLARLLRLQEIPCSYIYPAERRPARDIMRKRIHLVRERGRLRSSLKNTLSRHNVMLGSSSTERAIAQGVDGLPLPGEVKTDLSMTVERIALLTSQIERMEAWLTRISVPDPRFRELMRIPGIGYVLALTIYYETGEAHRFPTARDYASYCRLVASTSKSAEKEKKGKGGKQGNPYLKWAFCQAAMGAARHDAHLAAFRDRHAARRGKNSILLANCILAHKLCLAAYKILRDGEVFKKEMIGIVAGRGHAGH
- a CDS encoding alpha/beta fold hydrolase, producing MAIPASKGRCAVVETGNGKSLGEVMRALKEIPFRPRPLGGRVSTSVGFVPDVFPMLLDTQPATACRLYPYPKFFRKVAFPSLDGTPLAGMLALHPDGKARPGLVLCHGVFGSKNQNYIRSVAVKAFRDWDYNVLSLDTRGFGESRYMSGAMITGGWKEGEDVAAAARFLGSFAQVTTVGLSGWSMGAASSMIAAGLDGGEHITGGVLAWNGTGDARSIISHISKFPLPWQPFFLMYPVFKTCLVLKLRGWEGYSTDGDFPAMFTAACEYYGVDEDETYLKASPMSYAAGIRIPTVHIHAADDPIVPVEHAEINRESARGNPSFEVWVLERGGHCAFMAVDRNWYELVLREFFDAWAERR